The following DNA comes from Paenibacillus crassostreae.
AAGTCGCTATCATATTTCCAATCCCTTAAGTACAAGTCTTCGAAATACTTGTTAAAACTATCTTTTTGTATGACATTAAGCGTAGCCCTGTACAAGATAATCACCATTGCAGTCGCACATTCAAAAGCATAGAGTTTCCCATTCTCAAAAATATCATTGATTCCATCTGCAGGCGGGATCCCATGATTCAATCTGAAACCACCATTCTCTGTTCTTGTCCATAACTGGGTATTACAGCGAGATTGTCTGAATACAGCAAAACTTACATCACTCTTATCTAAAGCATAAGCTGCCTCCACGATTGCCGTTCTCATGGTTAGCTCGAATGCTAAAGATGCCAGAGAATCATAACGATAGATTAAATGGCTATTGTTCTTAAGTTGCACAATATCCTTCTCCAAATTGGACAACTGTAATGTACTAATGATTTGTTCAACATCATAACCCGGGATTAAGATCATCGTACTCCCCCCATACTGTATATTCATAGTTTAGGTTATTGTACGTGTCACATGACATGTATGTGCAGATTTCATTATCAAAAATACACCGAAAGCCAAGAGGCCTTCGGTGTACCTTGTTCGCCATCCTTGATCAGACAGTCTCTATTTTTCTATTATATATTAAACACGAAATCGTCATCAGACAGTGGCTCAATATTGATCGCCCGCACATAACCATTCCCCTTTTTCGAGAAGAAGTCATGTTGCTTCGTATGTGTACTGATCCCATTAAATACAATCGGGTTAACGGGTTCTTCTGGAAAATAGGTCTCGAAGCCAAGGATCATCAATGCCTTGTTAGCATTATAACGGACATACGTTTTTACTTCTTCCTGCAGACCGATTGGCGTATACAACGCATCCGTATAATTCACTTCATTCTGGTATAGCGTATCTAATAACTCAAAGATTTCCTTCTGTAGCTGTTCTTGCTCTTCCAACGGAAACTCTTGATATATCTCCTGCGCCAAGGTACCCACATACAAGCCATGAATACTCTCATCGCGTAAGATAAGGTCAATAATCTCTCCGCTACTCGTCATCTTACCTTGACCCGCCAGATACAGTGGATAGAAGAAACCGCTATAGAATAAAAAGCTCTCGAGGAATACCGAAGCCACCATCGCTCTATATAAGTCTTGCTTCGTATGAATATCCTTGTACCATGATTCAATCAGATTAGCCTTGAACTGTAGTTGTTCATTATTCTCTACCCATTTAAAGATCTCATCGATCTCTTCTGTTGAAGTCAATGTTGTAAAAATACTACTATAAGACTTCGCATGAATCTGCTCCATCATTGACATGAAACCAAGCACTGCTTTGCGTTGCAAACCTTCTACATGTTCCAACACCTTCGGCATGCCAACACCACCTTGCAAGGTGTCCAGCAATGTCAGCCCCCCAAGAACTTGCTTATAAGTCGTTCTCTCTTGGTCAGTCATTACCATCCAATCCATCTTATCATCAGATAATGGAATCTCATCATCCGTCCAGAACTGCATAATGTTCTGTTGCCAGAATGTTAACGTATAATCATCATCCGGTCGGTTCCAGTTAACTGCCTTCATTTATGTAGTATCTCCTTTTTATAAAAAAGCGGCGGAAGATATTCACAGCCTACTCCGCCGGCTTTATTGTAGATTTCATGTTCTATATTATATTGCGCAACTTGTACATTCTTCGATTGATAACTTATTCGTCCGTGTATAGTACAACGATTTAAGCCCTTTCTGTGCTGCGTAAATGTAGAAACGGGATAACTCACGAGTAGATACTGAACTATTCACATGTAGAATCGTTGAAATCCCTTGATCCACATGTTGCTGAATATCTGCAATCATATCAATCAACCGGAATTGATCAATGTTATAAGCTGATTTATAGAACCATTGTGTCTCTGCACTGAGGAATGGCATTGGATAATAGGTTGTCGAGTTCGCATATGTGCGTGTCTCAATATGTTCAACGATTGGCATAACGCTAGAAGTTGCATTCTGAATATATGAAATGCTCTGCGTTGGTGCAATAGCCAATCGATAAGCATGATACAAGCCATACTTCTGAACCTGTTCCTTCAGATGAGCCCAATCCTGTGGTGATGGAACTTCTATACCAGTGAATAACTCTTTCACACAATCAGATTGTGGTCTGTAGTCTGTCTCAAGATATTTTGCGAAATAAGTTCCTTTTGCATATTCAGATTTCTCGAAATCAAGGAACGTAATCTTACGGTCACGCGCAATTTCCATACTTTGCTCAAGCGAATAGTAGTTCATCATCATGAAGAACGTACTTGCGAACTCCCTTGCTTCTGCACTTTCATAGGCTATTTTGTTCTTCGCTAGATAGCCGTTTAGGTTCATTGCCCCCAAGCCTACTGAATGAAGCTCCTTGTTCGCACGACGTACACCAGGTGCATTATCAATCTTCGATAGGTCACTTACCGTTGTAAGAGCTTCGATCCCGACGCGTACTGATTCTTTGACCTTCCCACGCTCCATAACATTCACAATATTGAGTGATGCTAAGTTACAACTGATGTCACGACGGATATTATCTTCTACACCGTAATCATTAATTTCGGAAGTCTCCATTAACTGGAAGATCTCCGTACATAGGTTAGACATTTTAATAGTTCCAATATCTTTCAAAGCATGTTCTTTGTTTGCATTCGTCTTATTTACAATGTATGGATAGCCCGATTCTAACTGGATAGAAGCAATTTTCGTCAACATATCACGAGCACTCATGACCGTTTTCTTCGTAACTTCCTCATTTGCTAGTAGTTCATCGTACATCTCGTCCATATCCAGATCATCCAGATGCTTACCGTAAGCCTTGTGAACAGAATAAGGTCCAAAGACAACCAATGACTTGTTCTGCGCAGCTAGTTCATAGAATTTATTAGGGATGATCAGACCGATCGACAACGTCTTTATACGTAGCTTCTCATCCGCGTTAATTTTTTTAGAATCAAGGAACTCAAGAACGTCCCAACCAAAAATATTATAGTAACCAGCTCCGGAGCCTTTACGTTGTCCCATCTGATCAGCGTAAGAGAAAGAGTCTTCCATCAGCTTTAGGACGGGCATAACACCCTTCGCAGCACCTTCCACCCCTTTGATCGGCTCACCGCGTCCGCGTAACTTCGACAGGTTTACCGCTACACCACCGCCAATTTTCGACAATTGCATACATGTTCCAATAACATAGTTGATTGAGTTAAGTGAGTCATCCATTTCAAGCAAGAAGCAAGAGACTAATTCACCACGGCGGCTCTTACCAGCGTTCAGAAACGTAGGTGTAGCTGGTTGTAGACATTGTTCGATCATCGCCTCAGCAATCCGTATAGCCTTGCTATAATCACCCTCGCCTAAATGTAGAGCAACAATAGCGACGCGATCTGGATACTGCTCTAGGTACATGCCCTTATCGTTTGTCTTCATAGCATAGTCTTTATAGAATTTCGAAATAGCCATATAGGATTCAAATTGAAAGTCACTGCTTGCTGTGATTGCAAACACGGACTCTACTTGCTCATAAGTGTACTTCTCGAACATATTGTCGTAGTAATCATTCTCAATCAGGTAGTCGAGCTTCTCACGTAACGAGCCGAACTTCATCGTTTTCTCATCAAGTTCTTCCATAAAAGCGGCAACCGCTTCTTTATCTTTATCGAGTTGGTAAAAACCATCCGTCCCACGTTGCATTAATTCGTTGTTCAATTCAATATGCTTCAATTCTTCGCACCCCTTCGACAAATTGTTCTTTATCTAAATTCGTACCTGACAACTCAAATTTCGTAATGACTGGAACCCCGTACATATCAGATATCGTATCCGCACTCATAGCGAACTTCGTTCCCCAGTTACGATTACCACTTGCAGATACCCCTCTGAGCAACTCTTTGTTGCGGGAGAGGAAGGACTGTACCTTCTCTGGAACTTGTCCGAAGCCTGTTGTATAAGTCACAAGCACAAAGGGCTCTTCCACATAATTACGCTCTTCAATCGGAATTGCACGCATATTCAGCTTGTTTACGAATCTTTTTACGTTTCCGGTTCTAGAATCGTATACTATTAGCATTGATCTCACTCCTACTGAATTTCAGCATCAAAAAACGCATTTGGTTCTCTCCAAAAACCAAATACGCTGATGCTCATTACATGGTAATCTTTCGTTATAAATTTGCAGATAAATCAATATGTAGTTTGTATAGTTGATAATACATCAATATATAGATTGAGTCAAACATAAATAATATATCAAGTGGAACGGGTAATATCTTAATATTTGGGCAAGAAAGTAATTATACTAAAATTTAAAGATTAAAAATATAGTTAAAATTTATAATATCATAGACTCTGTGACTAGCCCAGTGAAATGAATTAATTCTTAATTTATATTGCATATTCAATTGGTATTTGTTCAATAATATGTTAAAAATGTTATCAGATATCGTATTAATCCATAAATTTGTCGAATTTTAAGGAAACCCTCAATTCATTTGCACGATCTGAGGTGAAATAATGTTAATGCTGTGCTACAATACTGGAATTGCAACGGGAATTATCTTAGGGAGGGTATTGAATCACCATGCTTATAATCGGTATCGCCGGTGGCACTGGTTCTGGTAAAACGACAGTGGCACGCTCGGTCATTGACCGTCTTGGATCGGACAAAGTTACTTTTATATCGCAAGATAACTACTATAAAGACCATTCACATCTCACCATGAGTGAACGTGAATCGATCAATTATGATCATCCACTCGCTTTTGACAACGATCTACTCATTGAACATCTACATTGTCTGAAAAAGGGCAACGCTGCGCATGCTCCAGTATATGACTTCACGGTTCATGCTCGCTCTACTACGGAGACGGTCGAACTCAAACCGAACCATATCGCTATTCTAGAAGGGCTACATATCCTATCTGATGAGAACCTTCGGAATCAGCTCGACATTAAGGTATTCGTCGATACAGACCCCGATGTGCGTATCCTACGTCGTGTGGTTCGGGATATTGAGGAACGAGGCCGGTCGATTCGATCCATTCATAATCAATATTTGAATACCGTTAAGCCGATGCATGAAGCATTTATCGAACCCTCCAAGAAATACGCTGATCTCATCATCCCTCAAGGTGGGCATAATGAGGTCGGCATTCAGATGTTATCTATTCTGACAGAGAAATACTTGACGGGCGATCACAAGTAATAGAGTAAAACAATAACCCAATACCGCATAGGTATTGGGTTATTGTAGCAGTTATGGGTTTCACCCTCTAGTCAACTCTGGTTAGAAAATATATCAAGAAGTTATAACTCCTGCAATTGAGCATCCAAATCCGAACGAAGCCTCTCTATTAAACCTTGCGTTTCTTAAGAATAGCTTGATCGATAGACAGTGACGTAGGTTCAGCAGCACTTAAATAAATGGTTACTAACATAAAGGTCAGATCTAATTCGTATCCCGCCATCTGACCGTTTCCAAGCAGTCCAGCAGAAAGTTTCATTGTAACGATAGCTCCTAGGAGCATGATTGTAAATATTGCCGATACATATCGTGTAAATAGACCAACAATAAGCATAATACCTCCAACAAGTTCAAGTACAGCCACCCCATAAGCCACAAATCCAGGTAGACCCATAGATCCGAACCAAGCTGCAACATTACCTAAACCCATTTGCAATTTATCTACTCCGTGGGCTAGGAATAATATTCCCAAAACAACACGCATTATTGTTGATACTGTTGTAATTCTCTTCATCTTTCTATTCTCCACCTTTTTTGATTATTTGTAATAAAAATATATAATTCGTATTAGTAATATAAATGAAATCACACTAGCATGTCAACAGGAAAATTGTTAATATAAAATTATATTATGTATTACTAATATTTCGAGGAGTGAAATGGAATGGATATCGGCTCTGCAATACGAACAATTCGCAAGCGCAAAAATATGACCATCGCTCAAATATGTGAGGCTACTGGATTATCTCAAGGATTTATGAGTCAGGTTGAAACCAATAAAACTTCACCCTCGATATCCACTTTGGAAAGTATCGCGAATACTCTAAAAATCCCCTTGGCTTATTTACTATTACAAAAAGAAGAACGCATGAGTATCGTGCGAAATAACGAACGAAGAATAACAAAAAGCGGTACGGATGATTTAAATGTAGAACACTTAAGTTCAACTAACCATGTCAGAATGATGATTGTCGAATTCCCTCCTGGAGCTTCTACAGGTAAAGTTCCACATGCACATGAAGGAGAAGAAGTTCATTTTGTTATTAAAGGAAAGATCTACGCTGAGCAGGGAGAAGATTTCGCTGAATTTGAGGAGGGTGATTCCTTTAGTTGGCATGCTTGTACGCCCCATTTAGTGAAGAATATAGGGGATCAACCTGCAACAGTGCTTATCACCGTCTATACAGAGACACAACGACAAGAAGATTTAATCTGATGAAATATCTACCTGATGATATAAATTCACTCACCATATCAGTGCACAAAAACGCCGTATCTGCATG
Coding sequences within:
- a CDS encoding protein-glutamine gamma-glutamyltransferase gives rise to the protein MILIPGYDVEQIISTLQLSNLEKDIVQLKNNSHLIYRYDSLASLAFELTMRTAIVEAAYALDKSDVSFAVFRQSRCNTQLWTRTENGGFRLNHGIPPADGINDIFENGKLYAFECATAMVIILYRATLNVIQKDSFNKYFEDLYLRDWKYDSDLRLLITNHNNEAYPGDIVYFKNPEHALETPEWQGENAVLLANDLYFGHGLGIRTSEQIIAALNRRRIPWSNKSAYLSNEVLHPDFDDVRKMSTRGNHKVEGNIVINSGIAAKIGSQKYYSKMKA
- the nrdF gene encoding class 1b ribonucleoside-diphosphate reductase subunit beta; translation: MKAVNWNRPDDDYTLTFWQQNIMQFWTDDEIPLSDDKMDWMVMTDQERTTYKQVLGGLTLLDTLQGGVGMPKVLEHVEGLQRKAVLGFMSMMEQIHAKSYSSIFTTLTSTEEIDEIFKWVENNEQLQFKANLIESWYKDIHTKQDLYRAMVASVFLESFLFYSGFFYPLYLAGQGKMTSSGEIIDLILRDESIHGLYVGTLAQEIYQEFPLEEQEQLQKEIFELLDTLYQNEVNYTDALYTPIGLQEEVKTYVRYNANKALMILGFETYFPEEPVNPIVFNGISTHTKQHDFFSKKGNGYVRAINIEPLSDDDFVFNI
- the nrdE gene encoding class 1b ribonucleoside-diphosphate reductase subunit alpha; translated protein: MKHIELNNELMQRGTDGFYQLDKDKEAVAAFMEELDEKTMKFGSLREKLDYLIENDYYDNMFEKYTYEQVESVFAITASSDFQFESYMAISKFYKDYAMKTNDKGMYLEQYPDRVAIVALHLGEGDYSKAIRIAEAMIEQCLQPATPTFLNAGKSRRGELVSCFLLEMDDSLNSINYVIGTCMQLSKIGGGVAVNLSKLRGRGEPIKGVEGAAKGVMPVLKLMEDSFSYADQMGQRKGSGAGYYNIFGWDVLEFLDSKKINADEKLRIKTLSIGLIIPNKFYELAAQNKSLVVFGPYSVHKAYGKHLDDLDMDEMYDELLANEEVTKKTVMSARDMLTKIASIQLESGYPYIVNKTNANKEHALKDIGTIKMSNLCTEIFQLMETSEINDYGVEDNIRRDISCNLASLNIVNVMERGKVKESVRVGIEALTTVSDLSKIDNAPGVRRANKELHSVGLGAMNLNGYLAKNKIAYESAEAREFASTFFMMMNYYSLEQSMEIARDRKITFLDFEKSEYAKGTYFAKYLETDYRPQSDCVKELFTGIEVPSPQDWAHLKEQVQKYGLYHAYRLAIAPTQSISYIQNATSSVMPIVEHIETRTYANSTTYYPMPFLSAETQWFYKSAYNIDQFRLIDMIADIQQHVDQGISTILHVNSSVSTRELSRFYIYAAQKGLKSLYYTRTNKLSIEECTSCAI
- the nrdI gene encoding class Ib ribonucleoside-diphosphate reductase assembly flavoprotein NrdI, yielding MLIVYDSRTGNVKRFVNKLNMRAIPIEERNYVEEPFVLVTYTTGFGQVPEKVQSFLSRNKELLRGVSASGNRNWGTKFAMSADTISDMYGVPVITKFELSGTNLDKEQFVEGVRRIEAY
- the udk gene encoding uridine kinase gives rise to the protein MLIIGIAGGTGSGKTTVARSVIDRLGSDKVTFISQDNYYKDHSHLTMSERESINYDHPLAFDNDLLIEHLHCLKKGNAAHAPVYDFTVHARSTTETVELKPNHIAILEGLHILSDENLRNQLDIKVFVDTDPDVRILRRVVRDIEERGRSIRSIHNQYLNTVKPMHEAFIEPSKKYADLIIPQGGHNEVGIQMLSILTEKYLTGDHK
- a CDS encoding DoxX family protein: MKRITTVSTIMRVVLGILFLAHGVDKLQMGLGNVAAWFGSMGLPGFVAYGVAVLELVGGIMLIVGLFTRYVSAIFTIMLLGAIVTMKLSAGLLGNGQMAGYELDLTFMLVTIYLSAAEPTSLSIDQAILKKRKV
- a CDS encoding helix-turn-helix domain-containing protein — encoded protein: MDIGSAIRTIRKRKNMTIAQICEATGLSQGFMSQVETNKTSPSISTLESIANTLKIPLAYLLLQKEERMSIVRNNERRITKSGTDDLNVEHLSSTNHVRMMIVEFPPGASTGKVPHAHEGEEVHFVIKGKIYAEQGEDFAEFEEGDSFSWHACTPHLVKNIGDQPATVLITVYTETQRQEDLI